The genomic segment AAACAATGAGGGGATCATTAGGTTTAGGGAAGGAAAATATCCAAGAACCGAATACAAAATTCCTTTTCGATAGCAATGGCCCCTTATGGTACCGTGGAATGGTAAAAAACGATGCTTCATACGAAGCCTTTGACCAAAGTACTCTTGCCGCATTGCGCACTCAATTCAACGTTGATGATGTTATTGTTGGGCACACTATTTTCGACGAAATAAAAAGCCAGTATAGTGGACAAGTTGTTCCTATTAATGTAGACAACTCTAAAAACAGAAGCTTAAATCTTGCTCGTGCAATTATTATAGAGGGCAATTCTTTTAGCACAATAAATGACAAGGGAGAAATAAGTCCCCTTAAGTAGTAATTGATCCAAAACAAAAACTTACAGGCATCAGCAGCATACCCATCTTTTAAATATTGAAAACAAAAAAATATACATATTTTTTAGGACAGACCATATAAGCAAACGATATTGAATATAAACTTAAAAGCAGACTATGATACTGGATTTTATTACTCGAAGGGTTATTATTTTAACAACCATTATTCTATCGAGTTTCACGTTAATGGCCGATAAGCATGAAGATGAAAAGGATATTTTTCATGCAGACGGCCCCTACATTATCTACAAAGGGAAAAGCGTAAACGTTATATCGGCCAACAATAAGGGCGATATAACCAACCTAACCTACGCTATAGACAAGCTACCCAAAGTATTCGAAGTTCTCTCTGAGGAAGCCGAGCATAAGTTTAACATTGCCCTGCACCCCATAGAAGTGCCAGCCAACACCTACACACAACCAACCAAAACTTTTGTTCTATCCGATCCTCATGGAGACTTCGATGCCTTTGTATCAATCTTAAAAGCAGGTAATGTTATAAATAACGATTATCAATGGAGCTACGGCACCAACCATTTGGTGGTTATTGGAGATGCCTTCGACAGAGGTGTTGATGTGCTTCCCATTTTATGGCTTTGCTATAAGCTCGATGCAGAAGCGTCTAAATCGGGAGGTAAGCTACACTACATCATCGGAAACCACGAGGATATGGTTCTATCGGGAAACTACAAGTACACCGACGATAAGTATGAAGATATTTCCAACTACCTCAAGGTAGACTACAGGTCACTCTTCGACGAAAACACGGAGCTAGGCCGCTGGCTACGTAGCCGTAATTTCATCGAAAAAGTTGGCGACAACCTATTTGTGCATGCTGGTCTTAGCCAAGAATTTTTAGACAAGAACCTATCCTTAGACGAGGTTAACAGCACCATGCGGAAATACCTTGGAGTTGGGAAGAGTAAAATCGAAGATAAAAGCTCGTTGGCCTACTTTCTGTTCGACAAGATGGGACCAATCTGGTATCGTGGGCTGGTAAAAAGCGACGATAAGTACTCTCCCATCGAAAAGGAAGCACTAAACGCCATTCTTACCAAGTACGGAGTAAAGCGTATCATCGTTGGCCATACCATTTTCGAGGATATCAACCTGCACCAGCATGGGAAGGTTATTGATGTGAATGTTAAGAACGACCATAATCGTCGCACAGGC from the Alistipes sp. ZOR0009 genome contains:
- a CDS encoding metallophosphoesterase; this encodes MILDFITRRVIILTTIILSSFTLMADKHEDEKDIFHADGPYIIYKGKSVNVISANNKGDITNLTYAIDKLPKVFEVLSEEAEHKFNIALHPIEVPANTYTQPTKTFVLSDPHGDFDAFVSILKAGNVINNDYQWSYGTNHLVVIGDAFDRGVDVLPILWLCYKLDAEASKSGGKLHYIIGNHEDMVLSGNYKYTDDKYEDISNYLKVDYRSLFDENTELGRWLRSRNFIEKVGDNLFVHAGLSQEFLDKNLSLDEVNSTMRKYLGVGKSKIEDKSSLAYFLFDKMGPIWYRGLVKSDDKYSPIEKEALNAILTKYGVKRIIVGHTIFEDINLHQHGKVIDVNVKNDHNRRTGRARAIIIEGNNISLINDDKQTTPLK